A section of the Paenibacillus odorifer genome encodes:
- the glcT gene encoding glucose PTS transporter transcription antiterminator GlcT, whose amino-acid sequence MSSITVAKVLNNNVIIAQHPQYSEVVVIGKGIGFNRKLRDQINLSSVEKMFILRSQEEQEQYKQLLPQVDEKLIEVVQEIVLHIMHCNRQPLNEHIHIALTDHISFAIRRFEQDIPIHNPFLYETKEIYPEEYKMAEYAIGRINEAMGVELPVDEIGFVALHIVSALSNRQISEVRQHSLLIGELVGLVENYLDYRIPRDSLDYSRLVTHLRFVLERLRRGEAVQETSTLDGLMKREYPEMYSLAWKLTKIIEQRVRIPVYQAEVSYLTIHLQRIAQKKVDEQDMDKNGEAP is encoded by the coding sequence ATGAGTAGCATAACAGTGGCGAAGGTGTTAAATAACAACGTTATCATTGCCCAGCATCCTCAATATTCTGAGGTTGTAGTTATCGGTAAAGGGATAGGGTTTAACCGCAAGCTGCGTGATCAGATTAATCTATCCTCCGTGGAGAAGATGTTTATTCTTCGTAGCCAGGAGGAGCAGGAACAATATAAACAGCTTCTTCCCCAAGTGGATGAGAAGTTGATTGAGGTCGTTCAAGAAATAGTATTACATATTATGCATTGTAACCGTCAGCCGCTTAATGAGCATATTCACATTGCACTTACCGACCATATTTCTTTTGCTATCCGTCGTTTTGAACAAGATATCCCAATTCATAATCCATTTTTGTATGAAACTAAGGAGATTTATCCTGAGGAATATAAGATGGCAGAATATGCGATTGGACGGATCAATGAGGCTATGGGCGTGGAATTGCCGGTGGATGAGATAGGTTTTGTGGCTCTTCATATTGTCAGCGCACTTAGTAATAGGCAAATTTCCGAGGTTAGACAACATTCTCTCTTGATTGGAGAGCTGGTTGGGTTAGTCGAGAATTATCTGGACTATCGAATCCCACGGGATTCACTTGATTACTCAAGACTGGTAACCCATCTGCGATTTGTTCTAGAAAGATTACGCCGTGGAGAGGCGGTACAAGAGACCTCAACCCTGGATGGACTCATGAAACGGGAGTATCCTGAGATGTATTCGTTGGCTTGGAAATTAACAAAAATTATCGAACAGCGTGTGCGAATTCCCGTGTATCAAGCTGAGGTAAGTTATTTGACGATTCACCTGCAGCGTATTGCCCAGAAAAAAGTGGACGAACAAGATATGGACAAGAATGGTGAAGCTCCTTAA
- a CDS encoding flotillin family protein gives MFGIPEYLLVPAVVVAVLFVLGIAFWARYKTVGPDEGMIVTGSFLGKNHISDDGSGRKIKIVRGGGAFILPVFQKAEFMSLLSHKLDVTTPEVYTEQGVPVIADGVAIIKVGSSTEDVATAAEQFMGKPIEALKSEAQEVLEGHLRAILGSMTVEEVYRNRDRFAQEVQGVAARDLKKMGLQIVSFTIKDVRDKHGYLEALGKPRIAAVKRDAEIAEAEAVRDARIQKANAEEQGQKAELLRDTNIAEASKENQLKVAAFKRDQDTAKAEADQAYHIQEARAKQTVVEEQMKVELVRKEREIDLQAKEIQVREKQYDAEVKKKAEADRYAVEQAAEADKAKRMREADALQYSIETQAKATSEQKRLEGQAMADAELAKGTADAEVIRLRGLAEAEAKEKLAEAFQKFGEAAVLDIIVKMLPDLAGQIAKPLASIDKLTVVDTGNGEGAARVSNYVTQLMSTAPEMLKSVSGIDVEALIKGLTTKASGSKGASVTPTAPVAPATYIQPSVTSSAASETLTSLPEQKEK, from the coding sequence ATGTTCGGTATTCCTGAGTATTTGTTAGTCCCTGCTGTTGTCGTTGCTGTTTTGTTTGTGCTAGGTATCGCATTCTGGGCACGTTACAAAACGGTTGGACCCGATGAAGGGATGATCGTAACGGGGTCGTTCTTAGGGAAAAATCATATTTCAGACGATGGTTCTGGTCGTAAAATAAAGATTGTACGCGGGGGCGGTGCCTTTATACTCCCAGTCTTTCAGAAGGCTGAATTTATGTCGCTTCTTTCTCATAAACTCGATGTGACGACCCCGGAAGTATACACCGAACAAGGGGTTCCGGTTATTGCCGACGGCGTAGCGATCATTAAAGTGGGTAGCTCAACGGAAGATGTGGCGACAGCTGCTGAGCAATTTATGGGCAAACCGATTGAAGCACTGAAGAGCGAAGCACAAGAAGTTCTTGAAGGTCATCTGCGGGCCATTCTCGGTTCGATGACCGTTGAGGAAGTATATCGTAACCGTGACCGCTTTGCGCAAGAGGTTCAAGGCGTGGCGGCACGTGATCTTAAGAAAATGGGTCTGCAAATTGTTTCCTTTACCATCAAGGATGTGCGAGACAAACATGGATATCTAGAGGCACTGGGTAAACCGCGGATAGCTGCTGTGAAGCGGGATGCAGAGATCGCTGAAGCAGAAGCAGTGCGGGATGCGAGAATTCAAAAGGCAAACGCAGAAGAGCAAGGGCAAAAAGCTGAGCTGCTGCGGGATACGAATATTGCCGAAGCCTCTAAGGAAAACCAGCTTAAGGTGGCTGCGTTTAAACGGGATCAGGATACAGCGAAAGCGGAAGCCGACCAGGCTTATCATATTCAAGAGGCACGTGCAAAGCAGACCGTTGTTGAAGAACAGATGAAGGTTGAGCTGGTACGTAAGGAACGTGAAATCGATTTGCAAGCCAAAGAAATTCAAGTTCGCGAGAAGCAGTATGATGCTGAAGTGAAGAAAAAAGCAGAAGCGGATCGTTATGCAGTAGAGCAAGCGGCGGAAGCCGATAAGGCGAAGAGAATGCGTGAGGCAGATGCCTTGCAATATAGTATTGAAACGCAAGCAAAAGCGACATCTGAGCAGAAGCGTCTTGAAGGTCAAGCGATGGCGGATGCAGAGCTGGCTAAAGGTACAGCGGATGCTGAGGTTATCCGGTTGCGCGGTCTAGCGGAAGCAGAAGCCAAAGAGAAACTGGCGGAAGCTTTCCAGAAATTCGGCGAAGCGGCGGTGCTCGACATCATCGTCAAAATGCTGCCTGATTTGGCTGGCCAAATTGCGAAGCCGCTGGCATCTATTGATAAACTTACCGTTGTAGATACCGGTAATGGGGAAGGTGCAGCCCGGGTCAGCAATTATGTGACTCAGCTAATGTCCACCGCTCCAGAGATGCTGAAGAGCGTCTCAGGGATTGATGTAGAGGCACTGATCAAGGGGCTGACTACTAAAGCTTCCGGAAGCAAAGGAGCATCAGTTACACCAACCGCACCAGTTGCCCCTGCAACTTATATTCAGCCATCAGTAACATCCAGTGCAGCCAGCGAGACTTTAACTTCTCTGCCTGAACAAAAGGAAAAATAG